One part of the Ziziphus jujuba cultivar Dongzao chromosome 2, ASM3175591v1 genome encodes these proteins:
- the LOC107419683 gene encoding 23 kDa jasmonate-induced protein: MEHSNINAGLFGKPITNETLAAMPKFAGKEMGRQERADEAFAAMYKDHKKSKAIEFVKELKREYGDGVSTLCLIDNATGDAITCVGDHDWRGHLEKVPYPPRIGNGQWAAFLHVKNAAEARGSEGAIVYRGQNESGIKCDFMQCWYNPWDLRANRAAYSEVREENHFKEPTFWDIVYNKLTRSPLNHIDIYNGCKSSVGI; encoded by the exons ATGGAGCACTCCAATATTAATGCGGGGTTGTTTGGCAAACCCATCACTAATGAAACTTTAGCGGCAATGCCAAAATTTGCCGGCAAAGAAATGGGGCGGCAAGAGAGGGCGGATGAGGCTTTCGCGGCCATGTACAAGGATCATAAGAAGTCGAAAGCAATCGAATTTGTGAAGGAATTGAAAAGAGAATATGGTGATGGAGTATCAACGCTGTGTTTAATAGACAATGCTACCGGCGACGCTATAACATGTGTTGGTGATCATGACTGGCGTGGCCATCTTGAAAAGGTTCCGTATCCTCCACGGATCGGCAATGGGCAGTGGGCTGCATTTCTGCATGTCAAAAACGCAGCAGAAGCTAGAGGTTCGGAAGGAGCTATTGTGTATCGAGGCCAAAATGAATCTGGAATCAAGTGTGATTTCATGCAGTGTTGGTACAATCCATGGGACCTGAGAGCAAACAGG gcCGCTTATAGTGAAGTTCGTGAAGAAAACCATTTTAAGGAACCTACATTTTGGGACATAGTCTATAACAAGTTGACGAGATCACCGCTAAACCATATAGACATATATAATGGATGCAAGTCCAGTGTaggaatttga